In Musa acuminata AAA Group cultivar baxijiao chromosome BXJ2-3, Cavendish_Baxijiao_AAA, whole genome shotgun sequence, the following proteins share a genomic window:
- the LOC135607485 gene encoding exocyst complex component EXO70A1-like yields the protein MAAAPRADGSENVIATARHIVRSLATTSEAADDMMRILSAFDRRLSAVPDLFSPSSCAAGEDEAPSSAVDDEAPFSAVDGEAPSSSSVDGEQSEVDARLKAAERVIFHWDPSNPDSLLWDSPDTAAEYLSAVDEVLALTATSRGDLLACAEVTLQISISRLGDEFRHLMIQNTDVLDAENLHDSIQRLFLSFRSPTSDAAAEDVEGSPLSEQCVVARATTIALSETQIPNLIRPEAISDLRQIADRMITAGSRNDLCRVYTSVRCNILADCLTVLGADTVSSKEVRRMDWKTLDKKMKNWMQALKLVVGVISAERQLCEQILAGSDDLKEECFDEVAKFCVMHLLKFGEAIAEGQRSPERLFGILGMYEVLADVLPDIGDLFLGDSKDFICEEVERVLLGMGDAVRGTLVEFGNAIQGETSKKALPGGEIHPLNRYVMNYIKLLVEYSTLLNQLLEDGSIDGRDSSEGGESMTPVAHRVLLLMSYLEVNLEEKSKLYEDAGMQYVFLMNNVLYIVQKVKESELMVLLGDNWVRKRQGQIRQYSMQYLRTSWTKVLSFLKDEGLVGSSHGLSKTVLKEKFKSFNFAFEEIYKTQSAWKVPDPQLRAELRISISEMILPAYRAFLARFGGYLEGAWHSTKYIKYTVEDLEKCLADFFEGLPVPSSHFRRKLSLP from the coding sequence ATGGCGGCGGCCCCGAGGGCCGACGGGTCGGAAAACGTGATCGCCACCGCGAGGCACATTGTCAGGAGCCTCGCCACCACCTCCGAGGCCGCCGACGACATGATGCGCATCCTCTCCGCCTTCGATCGCCGCCTCTCCGCGGTTCCCGACCTATTCTCCCCTTCTTCCTGCGCCGCTGGCGAAGATGAAGCCCCTTCCTCCGCTGTCGACGACGAAGCCCCTTTCTCCGCCGTCGACGGGGAGGCCCCCTCCTCGTCCTCCGTCGATGGCGAGCAATCCGAGGTGGATGCTCGCCTCAAGGCCGCCGAGAGGGTTATCTTCCATTGGGATCCCTCCAATCCGGATTCCCTTCTGTGGGACTCCCCCGACACCGCCGCCGAGTACCTCTCCGCCGTCGACGAGGTCCTCGCCCTCACCGCGACCTCCAGAGGCGATCTCCTGGCCTGCGCCGAGGTGACCCTCCAGATCTCCATCAGCCGCCTCGGCGACGAGTTCCGGCACTTGATGATCCAAAATACCGACGTCCTTGACGCCGAAAACCTTCACGACTCCATCCAAAGGCTTTTCCTCTCGTTCCGATCCCCCACGAGTGACGCTGCtgctgaggacgtcgaagggtcgCCTTTGTCAGAGCAATGCGTTGTGGCACGGGCCACCACAATCGCCCTCTCGGAGACGCAGATCCCCAATTTGATCCGCCCTGAAGCAATTTCCGACCTTAGGCAGATCGCTGATCGGATGATCACGGCTGGGTCCCGAAATGACCTCTGCCGGGTTTATACCAGCGTTCGCTGTAATATCTTGGCCGATTGCCTCACTGTTCTTGGAGCTGACACGGTTAGTAGTAAGGAGGTGCGAAGGATGGATTGGAAGACTCTTGATAAGAAGATGAAGAACTGGATGCAAGCTTTGAAGCTCGTTGTTGGGGTCATCTCAGCTGAGAGGCAGCTCTGCGAACAAATACTTGCTGGCTCCGATGACCTGAAGGAGGAATGCTTTGATGAGGTTGCAAAGTTCTGCGTCATGCACTTACTAAAATTTGGAGAGGCAATTGCTGAAGGTCAGCGATCGCCAGAGAGGCTCTTTGGCATCCTGGGCATGTATGAGGTTCTAGCGGATGTGCTACCAGACATTGGGGACCTGTTCCTGGGGGATTCTAAGGATTTCATCTGCGAGGAGGTAGAAAGGGTTCTTTTAGGGATGGGGGATGCAGTAAGGGGCACACTTGTGGAGTTTGGGAATGCAATTCAAGGAGAGACTTCGAAGAAGGCATTGCCAGGTGGTGAGATCCATCCTCTCAACCGGTACGTGATGAATTACATCAAATTGCTTGTTGAGTATAGCACCTTGCTCAATCAGCTTCTTGAGGATGGTAGCATAGATGGTCGAGATAGCTCAGAAGGGGGTGAGAGCATGACCCCTGTGGCTCACCGAGTGCTGTTGCTAATGTCATATCTGGAAGTAAATCTGGAGGAGAAATCCAAACTTTATGAGGATGCCGGGATGCAATATgttttcttgatgaacaatgtactcTATATCGTCCAGAAGGTTAAGGAGTCCGAGCTGATGGTTCTGTTAGGAGATAACTGGGTTCGTAAGCGTCAGGGTCAGATCCGGCAGTATTCTATGCAGTATTTGAGAACTTCATGGACTAAGGTCTTGTCTTTTTTGAAGGATGAGGGATTAGTTGGAAGCTCCCATGGTTTGTCAAAGACGGTCCTCAAAGAAAAATTCAAGAGCTTTAACTTTGCCTTTGAAGAAATATACAAGACTCAATCAGCTTGGAAGGTTCCAGATCCACAGTTGCGAGCTGAGCTGAGGATTTCAATATCAGAAATGATACTTCCAGCCTATCGTGCATTTCTAGCAAGGTTTGGTGGTTATTTAGAGGGTGCATGGCATTCAACAAAGTACATAAAGTACACAGTGGAGGATCTGGAGAAGTGTTTGGCTGATTTCTTCGAGGGGTTGCCTGTGCCATCAAGCCACTTTAGAAGAAAGCTTAGCTTGCCTTAA